ACCGACTCGTGACCCACACCGGCTCCGGCTCCACCTACGACCCCGAGAAGGGCGCCGTACGCCGTCTCGTCGCAACCAGCTCGTCCGCGGCCCGGGAGCACCGGGTGACGCCGCGCCGGGACACGCCCGTGGCCCTCGTCACCGGGGCCTCCTCGGGCATCGGCGCCGCCACGGCACGGCGCTTCGCCGCGGGCGGCTGGCGGCTGGTCCTCAGCGGGCGGGACCGGCACGCTCTGGAGGAGACGGCCGCCGGCACCTCGGCCGTCGTCCTGCCCGCCGACCTCGCCGCCCCGGACGCTCCACGGCTGCTGGCCGAGTCGGCGCTGCGCGCGACCGGCAGGATCGACGCCCTCGTCGCCGGGGCGGGCATCGGCTGGGCCGGCCCCTTCGTCACCATGCCGCCCGCCGCCATCGACCAGGTGCTGAACGTGGACCTCACGGCCACCCTCCACCTCGTACGGGAGGTATTGCCCGCCATGGTGGCGGCCGGCCGGGGGCGTGTGGTGCTCGTCGGCTCGGTCGCGGGCTGTGTGGGCGTGCGGAACGAAGCGGTGTACTCCGCCGCCAAGTCGGGGGTGGCCGCGTTCGCCGAGGCGCTGCGGCAGGAACTGCGGGGGACCGGCGTGGGCGTGACGCTCGTGACGCCCGGGCCCGTGGACACGGCCTTCTTCGACCGGCGCGGCACCCCCTACCAGCGGTCCCGGCCCCGCCCCACCTCGCCCGGCCGCGTCGCCGGCGCGGTCTGGGACGCCGTACGGCTCGGCCGTGACGACGTGTACGTGCCCGGCTGGCTGACGCTCCCGGGCCGGGTGCGCGGCCTCGCCCCCTCGCTGTACCGCCGACTGCTGCACCGCTTCGGCTGACGTGAGGCCGCTTCAGCCGGTAGAAGGCAGGTCATGACCCCACAGCGTCGTGCCTTCCCGTTCCGCGCGCACCGGGCGCCCCGCCTCACCCGCCGGGCCGTCCTGCTCGCGGCGGTCCTGGCGGCGGCGTCCGGTGCCACGCCGCACTCCTCCCGCACCTTCCCCCGCACGGCCGACGCCGACCCGTACGACACCCTCCGCCGACGCTGGCTCGACATCGCCCTCGGCACCGGCTACGACCCCACCGCCGAGCCGTACGCCTCCCGCCTCGCCCAGACCGGCGAACTCGCCCGCGGCTTCGGCGCCACCATGGCCCCCACCGCCACCTCCCTCTGGCCCGGCCTCGCCTACGACCCGCCCGCCGGCATCACCCGCAGCTACGCCCGCCTGTGGACCATGACCCGCGCGTACGTCCAGCCCGGCACCGGCTCGACCGCCGACCCAGCCCTCCTGACCGGCATCCTCCGCGGCCTCGACCACCTCTCCGCCACGGTCTACAACCCGTCCACCACCCGCTACGGCAACTGGTGGGAATGGCAGATCGGCAGCCCCCGCCTCCTGATGGACATCACGGCCGCCCTCCACGACCAGCTCACCGACGCCCGACGAGCCGCCGCCTGCGCCGCCGTCGACCATTTCGTCCCGGCCACGATGCTCACCGACTACTCCGGCACCTCCACCGGCGCCAACCGCGTCGACCTGTGCCGCTCCGTCGCCCTGCGCGGCATCCTCGGCCGGACACCCGCCAAGATCGCCCTCGCCCGGGACGCGCTCTCACCGGTCTTCCCGTACGTCACGACGGGCGACGGCCTCTACGCCGACGGCTCCTTCGTCCAGCACACCTGGGTCGCCTACTCCGGGACGTACGGCCAGGTCATGCTCGACGGACTCGGCCGCCTCTTCGCCCTGCTCGCCGGATCCGCCTGGGAGGTGACCGACCCCCACCGGCAGATCGTCCTCGACAGCGTCGAGCACGCCTACGCGCCGCTGATCCACGACGGCCTGGTGATGGACAGCGTCAACGGCCGTGCCATCAGCCGCGGTCACCTCAAGAGCGACGACCGTCACGTCCTGCGCGGCGACCACTACCACGGGCAGGGGATCATCGCGGCGATCGCCCTGCTCGCCGACGGAGCGAGCGCGAGGGAACGCGACAGCTGGCACGCACGCATCAAGGGCTGGATCGAACGGGACACTGTTTCCCCGGTCCTGACGGCCCCGCAGTTCGACGTGGCCGACCTCGCCCGGCTGCACAGGGTCGCCGCATCACCGCTCCCGGCCGCGCCCGAACCCACCGGCCACCGCCTCTTCCCGGCCATGGACCGAGCCGTCCACCGCCGCCCCGGCTTCACCGCGAACATCGCCATGGCCAGCGACCGCATCGCGTACTACGAGTGCGGCAACGGCGAGAACCCACGGGGCTGGCACACCGGCGCCGGAATGCTGTACTGGTGGCCCGGCGGCCGCGGTGACCAGTACACGGACTGGTACTGGCCCACCGTCGACTGGTACCGCCTCCCCGGCACCACCGTCTCCACCAAGCGGCTCCCCGACCGGGCGGGCGGCGAATGGGGCGAGCCCAAACCGGACGCACGGTGGGTCGGCGGTACCACCGACGGCGAGTACGCGGCGATCGGCCAGCACCTCAAGGGGCTGGACTCCACCCTGGATGCCCGCACATCGTGGTTCTGCGTGGATGACTCGGTGATCTGCCTCGGCGCCGGCATCACCTGCACCGACGGGGTCCCCGTCGAGACGGTCGTCGACAACCGCAACCTGGGGGAGGGCGGCACGCAGTCCTTCGTACGGGGCCCTGGCTGGGCCCACCTGGAGGACCACGGCGGCTGGATCGTGCCCGACGGAAAGCTGCGGACCCTCCGCGAGGACCGCACCGGCGCCTGGTCCGACATCAACACCAGCGGTACGACCGAGCGCCGCACCCGCCGCTGGCAGACCCTCCTGCTGAGCCACGGCACCGACCCCACGGACGCCTCGTACGTCTACGTGCTCATGCCCGGCGCGTCCCTTCGTACGGTCGCCGCCCGCGCCGCCGACCGCCACTGGCTGTCGATCCTCGCCAACGACAGCCGGTGCCAGGCCGTCCACGTCCCCTCCCTCCACCTGACCGCCGCCAACTTCTGGCAGGCCGCTTCGGCTGGCCCACTGACCGCGTCCGCGGGCGCGAGCGTGCTGGTCCGCCGCAGCGGCCGTACGGCTACGCTCTGCGTCAGCGAACCACCCCGAACGGGCGAACCCCTGGAGATCATCTGGGACCACCCGGTACGCGGAGTCGTCCGGGCCGACGACACCGTGGAAGTGGTGGAGACGGGCCGCCGACTGCGCCTCCGCGTCACTCCGGGGAAGGCATGCGCGACGCATGAATGTGAGGCGGCTCTCATGTGACGACTTTGTACGACCCCTACAAGCGCGACGCCCTCTGAGCAGTCGGAACGGCTGCATGCCGCCCAGGTTCTGTTCAGGGGTACCAGGAAAACGGGCCGGACACTGTTCGGAGTCGACGGCTCGCAATCCCTGCCGCGCTTCGTAAGGTCACTACATGACCGTTTTGGATGAGGCGCCGGGTGAGCCGACGGACGCGCGCGGCCGGGTGGCCGAGCTGCACGAGATCCGTGCGCAGGCGCTGGCCGGCCCGAGCGAGAAGGCGACCGAGGCGCAGCACGCCAAGGGCAAGCTGACCGCGCGGGAGCGGATCGAGCTGCTGCTCGATGAGGGTTCGTTCCGGGAGGTCGAGCAGTTGCGGCGGCACCGGGCGACCGGGTTCGGGCTGGAGGCGAAGAAGCCGTACACGGACGGTGTGATCACCGGCTGGGGCACGGTGGAGGGCCGGACGGTCTTCGTCTACGCCCATGACTTCCGCATCTTCGGCGGGGCGCTGGGCGAGGCCCACGCCACGAAGATCCACAAGATCATGGACATGGCCATCGCGGCCGGTGCGCCGCTGGTGTCGCTCAACGACGGCGCAGGTGCCCGCATCCAGGAGGGCGTGTCCGCGCTCGCGGGCTACGGCGGCATCTTCCAGCGCAACACCAAGGCGTCCGGTGTCATCCCGCAGATCAGCGTCATGCTGGGCCCGTGCGCGGGTGGGGCGGCCTACTCGCCGGCGTTGACGGACTTCGTGTTCATGGTCCGTGACACTTCGCAGATGTTCATCACCGGCCCGGACGTGGTCAAGGCGGTGACGGGCGAGGAGATCACCCAGAACGGCCTCGGTGGCGCGGACGTGCACGCCGAGACGAGCGGTGTGTGCCACTTCGCCTACGACGACGAGGAGACGTGCCTGGCGGAGGTGCGTTACCTGCTGTCGATGCTGCCGCAGAACAACCGGGAGAACCCGCCGCGGGTGGAGGTCACCGACGCCGCCGACCGCCGCTCGGACGTCCTTCTCGACCTGGTCCCGGCGGACGGCAACCGGCCGTACGACATGGCGAAGGTGATCGAGGAGATCGTCGACGACGGCGACTACCTGGAGGTCCACGAGCGGTGGGCGCGTAACATCATCTGCGCGCTGGCCCGTCTGGACGGCCAGGTGGTGGGCATCGTGGCGAACCAGCCGCAGAGCCTGGCCGGGGTGCTGGACATCGAGGCGTCCGAGAAGGCCGCACGGTTCGTGCAGATGTGCGACGCGTTCAACATCCCGATCGTCACGTTCCTGGACGTGCCCGGCTTCCTGCCGGGCGTGGACCAGGAGCACGGCGGGATCATCCGGCACGGCGCGAAGCTGCTGTACGCGTACTGCAACGCCACCGTGCCCCGGATCTCCCTGATCCTGCGCAAGGCGTACGGCGGTGCCTACATCGTCATGGACAGCCAGTCCATCGGCGCGGACCTGACCTACGCCTGGCCGACGAACGAGATCGCGGTGATGGGCGCGGAAGGCGCGGCGAATGTCATCTTCCGCCGGCAGATCGCCGACGCCGAGGACCCCGAGGCCATGCGCCAGAAGATGGTCAAGGAGTACAAGTCCGAGCTGATGCACCCGTACTACGCGGCCGAGCGCGGCCTGGTCGACGACGTCATCGACCCCGCCGAGACCCGCGAGGTGCTGATCAAGTCCCTGGCGATGCTGCACACCAAGCACGCCGACCTGCCCTCCCGCAAACACGGCAACCCCCCGCAGTAACCCAGTGGATCCTGCGCGGTACCCCCGCGGAAACCTCTCTCAGGGAGACTGACGCTCATGAACAACCCTGACATCCGTGTCGAGAAGGGCCACGCCGAGCCCGAGGAAGTCGCCGCCATCACGGCGATCCTCCTGGCCCGCGCCGCCGCCCAGCCGTCCACCACCCCGGCCCACCGAGGCCGCGCCAAGGCCGGCTGGCGCCGCCTGGAGCGCGAGCCCGGCTTCCGCGCCCCGCACAGCTGGCGCTGAGCCCCCTACGACGCGGAAGGGCCCCTCTCGCAGGAGAGGGGCCCTTCCGCGTCCCTAGTGCCCCGGCAGGCAACATTCGCCCCGTCGCGACGCCCGGCACGCACTCTCGCCGCACCGGCCGAAAGCCCAAGTACGTCCAGTACGAGGGCTTTCGGCCGGCACGCCGAGAGCACGCACCGGACGCCGCTCCTTAACGGGCGAACGTTGCCTGCCGGGGCACTAGGGCCGACCAAGGCAAGCTCGAAAGACGCCTCGACAAAGACGCAGGGCCCCCTCCACGCGGAGAGGGCCCTGCACCACGTACAGGCGACTACCGCAGCCGCGCCATCAGCGCGTGCTCCACCAGCGTGATCAGCGCCGACTTGGCGTCCGCGCGGTGGCGGGCGTCCGTCGTGATGATCGGGGTGTCGGGGCCGATCTGGAGCGCCTCGCGGACCTCGTCCGGCGAGTACGGCTGGTTGCCGTCGAAGCCGTTGAGGGCGATCACGAAGGGCAGGCCGCTGTTCTCGAAGTAGTCGACCGCGGGGAAGCAGTCGGCGAGGCGCCGGGTGTCCACCAGGACGATCGCGCCGATGGCGCCGCGCACCAGGTCGTCCCACATGAACCAGAAGCGGTCCTGGCCCGGCGTACCGAAGAGGTAGAGGATCAGGTCCTGGTCGAGCGTGATGCGGCCGAAGTCCATGGCGACCGTGGTGGTCGTCTTGTCCCCGGTGTGGGTGAGATCGTCGATGCCCGCGCTCGCGGACGTCATCACGGCCTCTGTGCGCAGCGGGTTGATCTCCGAGACGGCGCCGACGAACGTGGTCTTGCCCACGCCGAAGCCGCCCGCCACCACGATCTTCGCGGACGTGGTGGAGCGGGAAGGCCCTCCGCTAGAGCTTGCGAAGTCCACTGAGCACCCTTTCGAGCAAAGTCACGTCTGGCTGGCCGCCGGCGTTCTCGTCGCCGCCGGGCTGATGGATGGCGACCAGGCCCGCCTCCGCCAAGTCGGCGACGAGGATCCTGGCCACGCCGAGAGGGATTGTCAGGAGGGCCGAGATCTCGGCTACCGACTTGATCTCACGGCAGAGGTTGCAGATCCGCTGATGCTCGGGCAGCTGGCCCTGCATCTGGTGCGGCTGCGCGGTGGTGTGCACCAGCGCCTCGATGGCGAGCTGGTAACGCGGGCGGGTCCGTCCGCCGGTCATGGCGTACGGACGCACCAGCGGGTTGTTCGACGACCCTGCGGGCGCCGGCTCGGGGGCGCGTCGCTGCGGCTGCACCGGCTGGATGCGTGGAGCCGGCGGCTGGTCGTACGGCGACGGCCCGGGACCCTGCGGGCCCTGGGGTGCGTACGGCTGCCGCCGATGGCTCGGTGCGGAGGGGAAGTTGTAACGGTTCGGGTTCTGGGAACCGTCGCCCTGGCCCTGGGCAGGGCCGTACGACCAGTTGCCCGAAGGTGAACCGCCTGGGGGTGTTGCCACTTTCTTTCCTCCTCCGACTGTGCCGGGGCACCCATCACTGTGGAGCCGCGTCCCGAAACCTTACGGCCACGGGACGCCAAAACGCACCGTCTGTCTGTTAGTTGAGCAGGCTCCCTTGGAGCTCCGCCCGCAGATCGGGCGTCAGGACCGTACCGGCACGGTCCACCAGAAGCGCCATCTCGTACCCGATGAGACCGATGTCCGCCTCCGGATGTGCGAGAACCGCGAGCGAGGAACCATCGGAAATGGACATGATGAAGAGGAATCCTCGCTCCATCTCCACAACCGTCTGGTTCACGCTGCCGCCCTCGAAGATGCGCGAGGCGCCGGCGGTCAGTGAGGTCAGACCGGAGGCGACGGCCGCGAGCTGGTCGGCGCGGTCGCGGGGAAAGCCTTCGGACATCGCCAGAAGGAGTCCGTCGGCGGAGACCACCACCGTGTGAGACACCCCGGGGGTGTTGTCCACGAAATTGGTGATCAACCAGTTCAGGTTCTGTGCCGCCTGGCTCATCGGGCTCACACTAACGCTCCTGGTTGTAGGTGCTGTCAGGACCACTGTGTTGATTCCTAGTGGCCTGGCCGTTCGTTTCACTACCTGCGTTGCGTCCCCGCTGGACACCGCGGCGCAGGTTGCTCAGCCTGCCCCGGACGTCCTCGGGAGCGCGGGAGACCTGTGGGCCTCCCTGGGGGGTGGCTTCGGCGGCTCCCTCGACCAGGTTGGCCTTGGGTACCCGCCGCGGCAGGCCGGAGGAGGTCACCCCGCCCGCCTTGGGCTTCCGGAGCTGCGAGGCCTGCTGCCACCGAGCGTCGTTGGACGAGCGCCAGTCGCCGCTGCCGTTGCTCTCCGGTGCGGAAGCCGACGGCTCGTGGTTCACGTGCCGCGCGCCGCCCGTGCCGCTCGCGGTGGGTCCGCGGCGCGGGAGCCCGGCGTCGGTCATGTCGTGAGCGGCGGAGGGGGTCGGCCCCGGACGGTCGAAGCCTACGCGGTTCTGCTCGCTCACGTCAGCGGCCTGCGCAGATTCCGCTTCGGGAGCGTACTGGTCCGGGTACCCGTTCCGGTAGCCGTCCTGCTGCGGCCAGTCATCCTGGTAGCGCCGCTCTTCGAAGGCCGGGAAGGACTCCGGGGCGGCGGAGTGGGCCGGTGCGGGCTCCTCCTGACCCTGCTCCGCATACGGGGGCTCGGGGTAGCCGCCGTTGGACGAGAAGGTGTCGTTCTGCGGCAGACCGCCGTTCGGCGCGTAGTACGACTCGTCGTACGACGGCCGCTGCGGCTCCTCGTAGGCGGTGCGCTGCTGCTCCTCGTACGACGCCTGCTGCCGCTCCTCGTACGACGTCTGCGCCTGCTGGTCGTAGCCGGTGGGCTGCTGCTCCTGGTAGCCGGGCCCGGCGTCGAAGCCATCGGCGTAGCCGCCTGGCGTCTCCTGACCCTGCTGGCCGGGGTTCTGGGCCTCCAGGGCCGCGCGGCGCTCCTCGCGCATCAGGGAGCGGCCCACCGGGTCCAGCTCGCGTATGTCGTCCGGCACCTCGGTGTAGCGGCTGTCGTCGAAGCCGAGCTCCGCCGCCGTACGCATCGGCAGGCCGTTGTTGAAGTTCTCGCCCTGGAAGTTCTGCTCCGGGATGATCTGCGAGACGGTGAACTCGTCACCGGCGGGCTGCTGGTCGCCGCCACCGCCGTGCGTGATCGCGTCGGGCAGCATGACCAGCGAGGTCGTGCCGGCCTGCTCGCCGGAGGGGCGCAGCTGGACGCGGATGCCGTGCCGGTCGGACAGCCGGCCGACCACGAACAGGCCCATGCGCTGGGAGATCGCGGCGTCCACGGTCGGCGGGTTGGCCAGCTTGTGGTTGATGTCCGCGAAGTCCTCGGCGGTGAGGCCGATGCCCTTGTCGTGGATCTCGATCATGATGCGGCCGTCGGGGAGACGGGTCGCGGTGACGCGGACCTTCGTCTGGGGTGAGGAGAACGTGGTGGCGTTCTCCAGGAGCTCGGCCAGCAGGTGCACGAGGTCGGTCACGGCGCGGCCGTGGATCTCGGCCTCCGGGACGCCGGACAGCTCGATGCGCTCGTACTGCTCCACCTCGGAGGAGGCGGCGCGCAGCACGTCGACCAGCGGGACCGGCTGGTCCCAGCGGCGGCCGGGCTCCTCGCCGGCGAGGACCAGGAGGTTCTCGCCGTTGCGGCGCATACGGGTGGCCAGGTGGTCCAGCTTGAAGAGGTTCTCCAGCTGGTCCGGCTCGGCCTCGTTGTTCTCCAGGTCGGTGATCAGGGTCAGCTGGCCCTCGATCAGCGACTGGTTGCGGCGCGACAGGTTGGTGAAGATCGCGTTGATGTTGCCCCGCAGCAGGGCCTGCTCGGCGGCGAGCCGGACGGCCTCGCGGTGGACCTGGTCGAAGGCCCGGGCGACCTCGCCGATCTCGTCCTTGGTGGTGATCGGGATCGGGGAGACGCGGGTGTCGACGCGGCCGGGGTCGGTGCGCGAGAGCTGGTCGACCAGCATCGGCAGGCGCTGCTCGGCGATGCCGAAGGCGGCGTTGCGCAGTTGGCGCATCGCGCGGCTCATCTGGCGGGCCACCATGCCGGCCAGGATGTAGGCGGCGAGCAGCGCGAACACGACGGCGGCACCGGTGATGAAGGCGTCGCGCCGGGCGTTGTCGGAGATGCCGGCGGCCTCGTTCACCGCGGTGTCGGTCAGCTCGGATTCGATCTGGTGGTAGGCGTTGAACTTCAGGGTGTTGACCGCCCACCAGTTCTCCGCGGTGATGCCCTTCCGGGCGAGGGCCTCACGCTCGGAGGCGTCCGTGCTCTCCAGCGCCGACATGGCCTTGATCATGTCGGTCGGGTCGGACGGCGGCGGCACGTAGGTCTCGCCCTTGGCCCTGGCCTCCTGGGCGGCCTTCTGGGCCATGGCCGTGCCGTCGGCCTGGATCTGCTTCTTGGCCGCGTCCAGCTTGGCGATGTCCTGCGCGGTACCGCCGCTCTCGTACTCCTGGATGGCGATGCCCTCCAGGTAGGCGTACGAGGTCAGGGCGACGCGCTGCTGGGCCAGGCTCGCGGCGCTGGTGCCCGGCTTGATCAGCAGGTGCATGCCGATGGAGCGCTCCAGAGACAGAGCGCCCTTGGTGAGCGAGATGGCGTAGACCGTGCGGCCGTAGCTGGTGATGTTGCCGGTGCCCAGGCCGAGCTCGTTGGAGAACTCGAGCAGCTTGTGCTCGACGTCGACGTAACCCTCTTCGGTCTTCACGCCCGTGAGGCTGGGGCCGTAGGCGGCCGCGCGGAGCTTCGCCAGCCCCGGCTCCACCTCGCGGAAGCGGGCGAGGCGCCGCTCGAGGTTGGGCCGGTCCGGCATGCTCTTGGCGGCCTCGTCGAAGGCGTCGGCGGCCCGGTCCGTGTTCCGGCGGGCCTGGACGACGGTCGCGTCGTCCTGGCCCTTGCCCTCCAGCAGGGGGGCGGCGGTGACGTCACGCTCGACGAGCAGCTCGTTGCTGTAGGTCAGCGCCGCGCGCACCAGACGAGCGGTGTTCTCCGCGTCCTCGGCCTCCTGCCAGGTGTCGATCGAGCCCTTCACCTGGAAGCCGCCCATGACGAGGCCGACCAGCACGGGTATGAGCAGGATCGCGTTCAGCCGGGTCGGCACCCGCCAGTTGCGCGGGGAGAAACGACCGCCGCCGGATGCGGGCGCGGCCGTCTGCTCCGAACCGGGCACAGGGGCAGGCGCCGCTCCGCGCGGCGGCGGGGTGAAGTTGCCCCGTGCCGACGGCTCGGGACCGTTCTTGCTTCGCCTCACTCGACCAACAACCTTCCGGCGGTCGGCACCTTACTTTGTGCCGCAGTGTCTCAGAGCCCAGTTCGTCGCCCAGTTCGTCATCGACTGTGAGTACGTCTTTGACTATTGGGCAGTTCAGGCATTCCAGCACGTCGGCCTGTACACCTCCAAACAGTGGAGTGCAGGGATTCGAAGTGATGTAAGCCCCAGATAAAACGGTCATAAAGAGCGAGCCCCGTCAAAAGACGGGGCTTTTGTGCGCGCAGCGGCACCGGTTGACCGCGACGCGTGGCCGTACCATCCGATTCCTCTGCCGAAACGTTATGAACACTCGGGCCGACCGTGTCAAAGGACACAGCCGGCTCCGGAGCGACTACGACAACTGCCGTACGGCACTGCCGACTTGGGTTTTAGCGCAGCCGTGCCATGAGCGCGTGCTCCACCAGCGTGATCAGCGCGCTCTTGGCGTCGGAACGGTGCCGGGCGTCCGTCGTGATGATCGGGGTGTCCGGGCCGATCTGCAGGGCCTCGCGCACCTCCTCGGGCGCGTACGGCTGGTGCCCGTCGAAGCCGTTGAGGGCGACGACGAAGGGCAGGCCGCTGTTCTCGAAGTAGTCGACCGCGGGGAAGCAGTCGGCGAGGCGTCGGGTGTCCACCAGGACGACGGCACCGATGGCGCCGCGCACCAGGTCGTCCCACATGAACCAGAAGCGGTCCTGGCCCGGCGTACCGAAGAGGTAGAGGATCAGGTCCTGGTCGAGCGTGATGCGGCCGAAGTCCATGGCGACCGTGGTGGTCGTCTTGCCCCCGGTGTGGGTCAGGTCGTCGATGCCCGCGCTCGCGGACGTCATCACGGCCTCTGTGCGCAGCGGGTTGATCTCCGAGACGGCGCCGACGAACGTGGTCTTGCCCACGCCGAAGCCGCCCGCCACCACGATCTTGGCGGAGGTGGTCGCCCGGCCTCCGTCAGAGCTTGCGTAGTCCACTGAGCACCCTTTCGAGCAGTGTCACGTCCGGAGCGCCGGTGCTCTCGTCGCCGCCCGGCTGGTGGATGGCGACGAGTCCGGCCTCCGCGAGGTCCGCGACGAGAATGCGGGCCACGCCCAACGGCATGGCCAGGAGCGCCGAGACCTCGGCGACCGACTTCACCTCGCGGCACAGGTGGCAGATCCGCTGGTGCTCAGGGAGCAGCCCCATGAGCGCCGCCGGGTCGGCCGTGGTGCTGATCAGGGCTTCGATGGCGAGCTGGTAGCGCGGCCGGGTCCGGCCGCCGGTCATCGCGTAGGGGCGTACCAGCGGCTGGTCGCCCTCATCCTCGTACGGCTCCGCGTACGGATCATGAGAGGCGGTGGGCGGGGTCATGAATCCTCCGGGCGGGACAGCAAGTCGGGCAGTCAAGCCGTCTGACATGGCCGGTGGGGGGATTGTGGCGGCCGGACGGTGATTTGGTGAGGCGGGTGGATCCTGCTGAATCAGTGGAGCAGACTGCCCTGGAGCTCGGCGCGCAGGTCGGGCGTGAGTACTGCGCCCGCGCGGTCGACCAGGAGCGCCATCTCGTAGCCGACGAGGCCGATGTCGCAGTCGGGGTGGGCTAGAACGGCCAGGGACGACCCGTCCGAGATGGACATGAGGAAGAGGAACCCCCTCTCCATCTCGACGACCGTCTGTGCCACGGTGCCGCCCTCGAAAATCCGGGAGGCACCGGCTGTCAGTGACGTCAGTCCCGACGCGACGGCCGCCAGCTGGTCGGCACGGTCGCGGGGGAAACCCTCGGACATTGCCAGCAGGAGGCCGTCGGCGGACACGACGACGGTGTGGGACACCCCGGGGGTGTTGTCCACGAAGTTGGTGATCAACCAGTTGAGATTCTGTGCCGCCTGGCTCATCGGACTCAACTAACGCTCCTGCTGGTGAGTGGGGCTCGGGAAGCTGCCGGTCTGGCCGGTACCGGCCTGTCGACCTTGCGCGATGCCCCGACGGAGATTGGTCAGCCGGCCGCGTACGTCGTCAGGCGCACGCGAGACCTGCGGACCGGCTTGGTGCTGTTGCTGCTGAGCCGTGCCCGGGACGAGGTTCGCCCGGGGCACCCGGC
The nucleotide sequence above comes from Streptomyces sp. NL15-2K. Encoded proteins:
- a CDS encoding SDR family NAD(P)-dependent oxidoreductase codes for the protein MTHTGSGSTYDPEKGAVRRLVATSSSAAREHRVTPRRDTPVALVTGASSGIGAATARRFAAGGWRLVLSGRDRHALEETAAGTSAVVLPADLAAPDAPRLLAESALRATGRIDALVAGAGIGWAGPFVTMPPAAIDQVLNVDLTATLHLVREVLPAMVAAGRGRVVLVGSVAGCVGVRNEAVYSAAKSGVAAFAEALRQELRGTGVGVTLVTPGPVDTAFFDRRGTPYQRSRPRPTSPGRVAGAVWDAVRLGRDDVYVPGWLTLPGRVRGLAPSLYRRLLHRFG
- a CDS encoding polysaccharide lyase 8 family protein produces the protein MTPQRRAFPFRAHRAPRLTRRAVLLAAVLAAASGATPHSSRTFPRTADADPYDTLRRRWLDIALGTGYDPTAEPYASRLAQTGELARGFGATMAPTATSLWPGLAYDPPAGITRSYARLWTMTRAYVQPGTGSTADPALLTGILRGLDHLSATVYNPSTTRYGNWWEWQIGSPRLLMDITAALHDQLTDARRAAACAAVDHFVPATMLTDYSGTSTGANRVDLCRSVALRGILGRTPAKIALARDALSPVFPYVTTGDGLYADGSFVQHTWVAYSGTYGQVMLDGLGRLFALLAGSAWEVTDPHRQIVLDSVEHAYAPLIHDGLVMDSVNGRAISRGHLKSDDRHVLRGDHYHGQGIIAAIALLADGASARERDSWHARIKGWIERDTVSPVLTAPQFDVADLARLHRVAASPLPAAPEPTGHRLFPAMDRAVHRRPGFTANIAMASDRIAYYECGNGENPRGWHTGAGMLYWWPGGRGDQYTDWYWPTVDWYRLPGTTVSTKRLPDRAGGEWGEPKPDARWVGGTTDGEYAAIGQHLKGLDSTLDARTSWFCVDDSVICLGAGITCTDGVPVETVVDNRNLGEGGTQSFVRGPGWAHLEDHGGWIVPDGKLRTLREDRTGAWSDINTSGTTERRTRRWQTLLLSHGTDPTDASYVYVLMPGASLRTVAARAADRHWLSILANDSRCQAVHVPSLHLTAANFWQAASAGPLTASAGASVLVRRSGRTATLCVSEPPRTGEPLEIIWDHPVRGVVRADDTVEVVETGRRLRLRVTPGKACATHECEAALM
- a CDS encoding acyl-CoA carboxylase subunit beta; translation: MTVLDEAPGEPTDARGRVAELHEIRAQALAGPSEKATEAQHAKGKLTARERIELLLDEGSFREVEQLRRHRATGFGLEAKKPYTDGVITGWGTVEGRTVFVYAHDFRIFGGALGEAHATKIHKIMDMAIAAGAPLVSLNDGAGARIQEGVSALAGYGGIFQRNTKASGVIPQISVMLGPCAGGAAYSPALTDFVFMVRDTSQMFITGPDVVKAVTGEEITQNGLGGADVHAETSGVCHFAYDDEETCLAEVRYLLSMLPQNNRENPPRVEVTDAADRRSDVLLDLVPADGNRPYDMAKVIEEIVDDGDYLEVHERWARNIICALARLDGQVVGIVANQPQSLAGVLDIEASEKAARFVQMCDAFNIPIVTFLDVPGFLPGVDQEHGGIIRHGAKLLYAYCNATVPRISLILRKAYGGAYIVMDSQSIGADLTYAWPTNEIAVMGAEGAANVIFRRQIADAEDPEAMRQKMVKEYKSELMHPYYAAERGLVDDVIDPAETREVLIKSLAMLHTKHADLPSRKHGNPPQ
- a CDS encoding acyl-CoA carboxylase subunit epsilon, giving the protein MNNPDIRVEKGHAEPEEVAAITAILLARAAAQPSTTPAHRGRAKAGWRRLEREPGFRAPHSWR
- a CDS encoding ATP/GTP-binding protein codes for the protein MDFASSSGGPSRSTTSAKIVVAGGFGVGKTTFVGAVSEINPLRTEAVMTSASAGIDDLTHTGDKTTTTVAMDFGRITLDQDLILYLFGTPGQDRFWFMWDDLVRGAIGAIVLVDTRRLADCFPAVDYFENSGLPFVIALNGFDGNQPYSPDEVREALQIGPDTPIITTDARHRADAKSALITLVEHALMARLR
- a CDS encoding DUF742 domain-containing protein; translation: MATPPGGSPSGNWSYGPAQGQGDGSQNPNRYNFPSAPSHRRQPYAPQGPQGPGPSPYDQPPAPRIQPVQPQRRAPEPAPAGSSNNPLVRPYAMTGGRTRPRYQLAIEALVHTTAQPHQMQGQLPEHQRICNLCREIKSVAEISALLTIPLGVARILVADLAEAGLVAIHQPGGDENAGGQPDVTLLERVLSGLRKL
- a CDS encoding roadblock/LC7 domain-containing protein: MSQAAQNLNWLITNFVDNTPGVSHTVVVSADGLLLAMSEGFPRDRADQLAAVASGLTSLTAGASRIFEGGSVNQTVVEMERGFLFIMSISDGSSLAVLAHPEADIGLIGYEMALLVDRAGTVLTPDLRAELQGSLLN